The stretch of DNA CCTTAAATTGGGAGGCACAGCAGCGTCGCCGACTTGCCACGTCAAATGCCTGCCAGTGTCTCAGAGTGTGCGTTGGCGTGTGCCCTTTCCTCCAAGaatctgcgtgtgtgtgtgacaggaagccaaacaaaagcaacatgTGTAACTTGTATGGCATGGCAGCGTCAAAAGGCGAGAGGCTGGAAAAATCTATTAGAACGTGTCTTGCCTGCCAACCCGATACTTCTTTACCCATTCGCACAGCCGCTGCTCCATTTTTCCCGCTTATATTTCACCCGAGGGCATAATAAGCTTGCCTGCCGCCCCCTTTGCATCTCCTGCTTTcctttttctctgtttttttgttgtatttttatttatttccacgtgcgtgcgtgtgtgtgtgcctgagATATTTACTTATGATTGAGTTGCGTGGCGGCAGAAGAGGAAACATCGTGGGCACGGCACCCTCGAAACAATTTGGTAAGAGATTGCGGTTGCTTTACTGATTTTCTCACCCATTTTGTGTGCGCTTTCGCCCTCACCTCTCTACCATTTTCCACGACCGTTCGTTTCCTCCCTCTTccgcctgccagcctgcctgccaggaactgtggtgtgtgtgtgtgtgagagatgaaaatttaaattgattttgcattgtttgactgtcattgttgttgccctcATCGCCGGcctgttggttgttgtttctgtttatttatctttttgtATGTGGTGGTTCTCGATAAACCCGAAGCTCTGGTTATACATGGCTCGAACATTattataaatttcaatttgtgctCGATAAACGTAGCCCCCGAATGGGTTTCGCTTTACTCTTACCCTTTTCTCTTTATAGGTGAGatgactggactggactgttCGCTTTTTGGGTTGATATTTCATACCGGGAGATGGTGTTATACATCAGCGCATACCAGGAGCTACTAATGCAGTTATAAGACTAAGCTTATATAAGGGatacatttttacagatttGGATATTCGTTGGGTATTGTCTGACATTCTACGAGCGTCTATGGATGGTGCTTTAACTATTAACAGTGCATTTTATGGATTTACAAATTCAAGGTAAAGGGATTTACAATATGATTACCTGCCACCTTTCAAGACTTTAATATGTTGTTCTTTTACTTCTCAGGCCTAGACACTAGGATATTACTGGACATTTCTAAGTATTAGCTGCTTTAGCTTGGCATATTCTTTTCTTACATTCTCGCAGCCTAACGAAGATCCCAAGTAAAGATATCACTATCCACGCAATTCCATGAAAGGATTAACGTATTATTTCTCCCTTTCAGGTTGTGCCAGACGTTCCCCAAAGCTTTGATCTGGCTCGGCATTGTTGTGCCCTCTTCCTACGATATGGCTTGGCATAACTCACCCCAGCATTGTGATGCGCTTTGTTTATGTGCGACCCAAgaatcatttgtttttatatgaAATTGTTTTACGCTGCGGCAGCGATCAACCCTGGGCCTTCCGTCCGCCCCGCACTCTGAGTACAACTACAAAACTGATTCTTTGGTTTCCTTTGGGCCGGGCtgtttgctttctgctttctttgGCTGTTCATACAAATGTTTATCGACTTGTGCGTTGATTTTCCGCTTGCTTTGGTTTTACAGCagccccagtgccagtcccattTTCATCCTTCGAGGATTTTTCGGCATATCCATGTCAGAACGGAGCCTTAGCACGTGCACGGTAGGGTTAAGCGTTGCTGCCCCATTCCATCATTGACGTGTCTGcagagtgtgtatgtgtgtgtgtggtacaGAGTGGGGTCCACATTTGGGGCTATGGATTggtaattgaatttattgtttgacATTCAAAGTACCGTTGAGTCAATTACGCTGGAAAATTggtatcaaaatatttacgagCTGTTTATTGCATTACGCAAACTTGATGCCATCATGCCAACCCTCCAGCCAAACCAATTCGATCCCCaacccaacacacaaaaatgagaAAAGGTAATGCAATTTACATGCTGATGCCAGCACCCCAGATACGACTGGGTGTCGGGGttgtgtacgagtacgagtaccagTATATTCTCAAGACAAATTACATGGAGGTggaatcaaaaaaaaaaggggcaaaCTTGTCGAGGTGTAAACTGGCCGTGTGCGTCAGTTAAATGAGTAAATGGGTTGGCCCATGTCCACTGCAAGAGATAAAGAATGAGCTGCTTGAAATCAGTGGAACATCCCATTCCAATACTTACTATTAATGGGTTTAATGGCCACCTTCCGATTGAGCTCCCGCAGGTCGGCCTCGACGGTGTCATAAGCGAGAGCATTTTTCTGGCAAAAGAAGCCATTGCGCAGCTGCATTGGCAAATGCAGCTGGATCATCTCGAGGCTGTGGGGATAGTCGGCCAGACGCGTGTAGATGCACAGCACATGCTTCAGGATACGAGGATCCGGCTCCAGTGTCTGCTGATGGACGATGCGACCCAGAGTGTGCACCAGATGGGTACGACGGGACAGACGACGGTTGAAAAACCTCAGACCCACCTCATTGTCCAGGATGCGGTACAAAATATACGAAGAGAGTATTTTGCACGTACGCGAGCCGTACTCCAGCTGGCTCAGCAGCTGAGGAATCAGCTCTGCTGCTATTGTGTAGCAGATGCTCTCCGTCGTGTTCAGTTGCAGCAGAACACAGACGATGGTCAGCAAGGAGAGGCGCAACTGTTCGATGGGACGCGTTTTCTGGGTGAGCTTCAGCAGCGGGGCCAGAAAGAACAGGAACTGGGTGCGCATCAGCTCCACTCCAGTGCTCGGATGCTTGGCGATGGACAAGAAGAGGCCAAGTGCTGCAAATATGCGCTGCGACTGCTCCTCATCCAGATTGTTGACTGACACCGCCGGAAAGATGTCAATCACCTCCTGCAACATCCCGGACACAGCACCACACGCTTGCCACAACATGGGGCCGAGCTTTCCGATTTTACTGCGACGCTCACAAAGCTCTAGCATGGCCTTAGGACGCGCCTCCTTGCTGCACAGATCCGAAATCCAACCACAGATGCGTTCGGCCTCGGCAAACTCTGCCATATTAATTTCCAAACCGCTCATTCTGTTTTCACGAATATCAATGCAAATGTCTGCTTGCTGTCAGCTTTTTATGCGCCGCAATGCAATTTGCCGACCACGTTGTTTGGGCTACAAGCCGATACCGGAATCTTTGCAACTATTAAGCCAAAAGTTTCTTGTAGCCGAGACAACAAGTCGAGCCTGAACTTGTTAACTTGAATATTGAGAATAAACGGATTACTTTAGCCAGATAAAATTGTGATAGCTTATAAAATGCGCTTTAAAagatttttaataatttgacAATCTCACTTAAGTGTTGGAAAACGTAATTTATACTGACAATTAATTCGAATAGGGTAGCTATTTTATAAAGTTGTTTAACATCGCTAAAATCAGCtacattaaataattaattagtAGATTTATACAGATTTATTTTGTAGTAATCATTTTGTTTGAGCGATAACCGCATTGACATGCATTCTCCCATCAATCTTAATATAGTCGCCCGTCCATAAAATTCTGCATTattaaccaaaccaaagtCTGTCCACACTGGCCAAGCATTTAGCTGAGAACTGAGACAGCAGCATAAACGGTACAAATACATATTCCATACATACattccatatgtatgtatgtatgtacatgcagatATCTCGTTGGACGAACAGACAGGCCATTGGATAAATGAGCTGATGAGTTGCAGTTAATTAGAGCGAATTCATCACTCACTTGCAACACCCAACCCAAGCCAACCCGAGCCCACCCACATGCCCTGCTCCACACCCAAATGAATTATGCATAACAATGTgggcaacaagaacaacatgGAGCTAAAccatgcaattaaatgcaaacaattttccataaattatgTGCGGCAGCAACGTCACCCGAATACGTAGTTCCATGAAGCGACTAATGCAAAACGGAAGCGGAAATCTGTTTCGGTCTTCTGCATGCGTGGACGTTCCCGTGCCCCTTGTCACGtacttctgtgtgtgtctatgtgtgtgttgtgtgtgttggcgtgTTAATTGGCAACAACTCTATTATTAGAAGAAAAATTTGCTGACCCGTCAATGGCAGCAATTTGCCTTGCTAATTTTATGGCggtcacacaaaaaaaagacgaCTGAAAGCCAGACAAATATAGTGGAGAGCGCGAAAATATTCAAACAGTGCAATCGGTGGGGGGACAGGGCAGCTGTGGCAattcccaaaaatatatttgcatatggcaGATCGATGTATATTAATGCAATTAAGTGATGCATtccaaattttcaaataaacaaatgcgCAAATAGCACTTTTGTCCTCCATCCCTATCGAGTTTGCATCTCATTTCCACGCTCGTTCCATTGTTACTTTTATATTTCGCGTGGGTGGCTGGGTCGAAAGGTATTAACTGCATTTTCTGGATAATTAGGCAGGTCAATTGCAGTCGGAATTTCCGGTTGCATTGCCCTTattcaaattataaatttcacGCTACACCAGACAAAACAACGACAAATAGTTATGCGGCCACACGACAAAAATATTACCCATTTTATCTGAATTAATGAGTGAATGGAATAAagttcatttttaatttgaagagAAACCAATCCTCAGTGGAGTTGAAGCTCCCACAAGTCGCACAGAGTAGAGTGCACATCGTTATTAACTGCACTCCAAGCTAACCCATTCAGGCAAAATACCAAAATTGCATTGGGAGCCTGCTCAGCATGCCttaccacaccacaccacaccacaccacgccAGAAGGCACTGCAATGCGCACATCACCACATCAGAGGGCATACCTGGGGGCTATGGCATTTTGtctaatttaaattaatattatgccaagcagcagtagcagtggcgGCAGTGCATGCCAGAGGCATTTTGGGCTTTATATCCTTTGGCCCTTTTTGGGGGCCCCAGACATAATGGCAGGACCATTCGAGCCCATTGGCCCATTGTTCGTTGTTGGCCAcggcaaattgaaattgaaactgcaACCGGATGTAATTGGGCTTGCATACGTTCGtttcgatttggttttggctctGTTCCGCTTAGGTTTCTGCTCTACTCTTCCCAGTTCtggatgtctgtctgtctgtctgttgatAATATCATTGATAGCttttgccacaatttgtaACCGCAATAAGTTGTTGTTGGTCACAGTTGGAGCGGCAAAAAAGGACTGTCCATTACGTATGACTATGCACACGACTATTCCCCTCTACTCCCCCCATTGACTATGGGGCTGTACATCCATATGTCCACTCCCCCTTGactctgagtgtgtgtgttgttgctgtactGAATAGCAACtggaaattggaaattttAAGCTACCTTTATCTGTTGAATGGCTTGTTGATTATTACCCGAAGCTGGCGAATGGATTTGCAGTTGCTTCATTTGTGGAAATTAATGAACCAACACACACCCAACATAAGCTGCCTTCCCATTGTCTAAACCATTCTCTGTGGGTATCAAATACGTTTTGGAATTTGCCATTGTCTGTTTGACTCCGAgttagagagcgagagctccACAGGAAAGATATTTGGTTGCAGCTTTACTGCTTTGGATCtgctttcaattttttaaatactcttTGAACTGCAGGAAGACACAGAGACAGTATGGATAAatcattggcattggcaaattattttgaaacatttaaatggtACATTTTTTGCAGTGCTGGCACTTGCTCCCTGGGATAAAGTTTGTTTGATTAACTTTTTGCAACAGAATAAGCTACGgggaaaaccccaaaaaggTAAGCCCCAAGCCCGCACAAAGTGttcttatttatatttgataaGGTATTACAagaacatgccacacacagacacagacacagccacagcaaacagcacCACAGAAAACACGACACAGAGAAGCCCCAACCAGGGCCCCGGCGCCTGCGAGTTGGAAAACTAAAAAGTGTCGCAATTGTTGTGACTTGTAACTGTTTGCAATTGTTTAACTTTGGTCAATAATATCACCTGCGCCTGCCACAACCCACAACTACACTAAACTGCATTTAGCATCAGAAACAATGCGGCGTCTGCGGGTGGCAGGAGGGAAGAAGAGCTTAAAGGAGGAGCGGAGCTTGCCAGGcgccaagtggcaagtggcaagggTACGTAATGCAACAAGTCCAAACACTGCACGTATTTACCATCTACTAAGTATTTTCTATGACTTTGTGCCATTGTTTTGCAGTAGCTTgcgttttatatttttatttttaattttgggatacccttgcagagggttTTACGATTTTGAGCCAACAGTCCGTTAGTTTTCTTGCTAGTTCCTTAGCTCTTAGGATTTGTGATAGTCACCTTGCGCAAGTTCTGACTTGCATCTGCAagtgtatcaaaagcttcggcATGCCTGTTTGGTTTTCATTCTTTTAGAGGTTTACTCGAGCATTAAATAAGTcaaaacactcacacaaataCGAAGAAGGAGGGCGATTGGGGAGAGGCCGGAGCCAGTGGcatgagcagctgctggcccgGTTAGATGGCTTGCTGGATGGCTCGCTGCCTGGGAACAATTGTCAACAGAGcgcattgttttgtttacaacATGGAAACTTTTGTGCTTaactttggcatttgccaacaagcattaaaaataattttcttaGCCAGCTGAGCAATGTGAATGGTGGAGGGTATTTTGGCCAACAAGCCCAGCATTGTTTGTCCTTTCATTTCCATTAGATGAGGCGCCAAGCCAATGCCAGCTACCGTTACACTCGAGGACGAAAAAGATACCGCCATTGATTAGagtaaatacaaaatgtaagATGGATGGAGGGGGCTATGACGTTGAAAACTAAGCTACAGTGGGGGTACGCAAAGTGGAATATATTTGAGCTGTAGCATTTTTCTAGCTACATTTATTTAGTTCTACGACATTATCTAAGATACTTTTTACTATAGCTTTGATAgagttatatttataaaagtaTTTGCTAATATTTTCCGTTTatttcacacaaaaacttcatacaaataaaatgataaataaaacaaacaaataatgcTATGTGTTGATGGCAGTTTCCCCAAATAATTCCTTAACTGGTTGTGTGCGCTGCAAAAGTTGGActgtatatttttgggggtgggggtggggctgTGGTGACGGATCGGAAGTGAAGCCTTTCGTTACGCTTGGGAAAACTTTAATAAGTTTGTCATCAGCATAACTTTGCAATGTGCAGCAATCAAAATTAATGTAAAACGCGGCGAATCTGCAAAC from Drosophila subobscura isolate 14011-0131.10 chromosome O, UCBerk_Dsub_1.0, whole genome shotgun sequence encodes:
- the LOC117896701 gene encoding CCR4-NOT transcription complex subunit 9 — protein: MSGLEINMAEFAEAERICGWISDLCSKEARPKAMLELCERRSKIGKLGPMLWQACGAVSGMLQEVIDIFPAVSVNNLDEEQSQRIFAALGLFLSIAKHPSTGVELMRTQFLFFLAPLLKLTQKTRPIEQLRLSLLTIVCVLLQLNTTESICYTIAAELIPQLLSQLEYGSRTCKILSSYILYRILDNEVGLRFFNRRLSRRTHLVHTLGRIVHQQTLEPDPRILKHVLCIYTRLADYPHSLEMIQLHLPMQLRNGFFCQKNALAYDTVEADLRELNRKVAIKPINMDMGQPIYSFN